TATCTTTTATATTTTCTTTTACTACTTTCCAACCACCATATATATGGGCTGTGAATATTCCTGTTGAAAAGATTGTAACTATAAACAATAATGACATTATTATTCCTAACCTGTATGGATCTAAACCTGTTACCAGTTGAATCGTATAATATGATGAACCTATTGAGCCAAAACTTACTGACCAGGAATGTCCGACTAAAACGGCAATAACTGATGGTAATGGTTTATAGCCAATTCCAATTATTAAAGCTCCAGCAATAGCAACAGGTACTCCAAAACCAGTAACCCCCTGGATAAAACCTGAAAATGCCCAGCTTAAACCTATAAAAAGTAAAGCTCTATTTCCTCCTAATTCCTTTATAAAATTCTTAATAGTTTCAAAACCACCTGCTATATCAACTATACTATATAATAAAACTGCGCCAAGTATAATTAAAATTACATATAAACTTAAGCTGGCACCTTTGCCAGTAGAAATTATAAGTTGATTAATATTTAATTGATAAATAATAGATGCAAATATAGAAGTAATAATTAAACTAAAAAATGCTGCATTACGAGACTTTATTTTCATGTAAGACATAAGAAATAAGAGTAGAAAAATTGGCAGTGAAGCTATTGCCCACAAAAACAGATTAAACTCCATAAATGATTCCTCCTGACATAAATATAAAAAAAGAGGAGTTATCTTTTGAAATAACCCCTCTTAATTATATCATACTTCTATTTTTTATTTAAGCTTATTCATCGATAATTAGTGTTCCTGTTTCTCCCTTAAGTCCAGCACGTGCTTTTTCTAAGGAAGTAATTAAAGCCTTACGACCTTTTCCACTTTCAGCAAATTTCATTGCTGCTTTGACTTTTGGTAGCATGCTACCTGGAGCAAAATGTCCCTCTTCACAATATTTTTCTGCAGTCTCTAAATCCATCTTATCAAGATTTTTCTGCTCAGGAGTACCAAAATTAATTGCTACCTGTTCTACTGCTGTTAAAATCACTAAATAATCTGCATCCAGCAATTCAGCTAATTTCTCACTTGCATAATCCTTATCTATTACAGCAGGAACACCTTTGAGGCCACTACCAGTTTTAACAACTGGAATACCTCCTCCACCACAGGCAATAACAACTTCTCCATTAGAAACAAGATCAGAAATTATATCTTTTTCAGCTATATCGACTGGAAGTGGGCTTGGAACAACTCGTCGATAACCTCTACCGGCATCTTCAACCATATTATAACCTTTTGAAGTTCTTAAATCTTCAGCTTCTTTTTCAGTATAAAAAGCTCCAATAGGCTTACTTGGGTTCTCAAATGCAGGATCGTTCTCATCAACTATAACCTGAGTTATAACAGTTGCAGCATTTTTATTAATATCTCTGGATTTCATTTCTTCTCTGATAGCATTCTGTAAATGGTATCCTATATATCCCTGACTCATTGCTCCACATTCTGGAAAAGGCATCTCTGGAGTTCCTTCAGGTGATGCTGCAGAAACTTCAAATGCCAGGTTAATCATTCCAACCTGAGGCCCGTTACCATGGGCTAAAGTTATTTGATGACCATTTTCAAGTAGATCTACTATCGAACTTGCTGTGCTTTTAACTGCTTCCTGCTGTTCAGCAGGGTTATTCCCTAAAGCATTTCCGCCTAAAGCTATTACCATACGTGCCATAAAATCAATTCCTCCAATTTTAATTATATTTAATTTATATAGTCTTGTTTAAATATTATATTATTTTCTTAATATTTTCAAGTTTTATTTGCCTAATGTAGCTACCATTACTGCCTTTATTGTATGCATTCTATTTTCTGCCTGATCAAAAACCTTTGAATGCTCTGATTCAAAAACTTCATCAGTAACTTCCATTTCAGCCATTCCATAATCCTGATATATCTTTTCACCATTTTCAGTTTCACGGTTATGATACGCAGGTAAACAGTGGAGGAAAATAACATCTGGATTATCTGTATTATCGATCATTTCCTGGTTTACCTGGTATGGTTTTAATAATTCTATTCTATTTTCAAACTGATCTTCTTCTCCCATTGAGACCCAGACATCTGTATATATTACGTCTGCATCTTCTACACCAGCAACAGGATCTGCTGTTAATGTAACGCTACCACCGGATGCTTCAGCAAATTTTTCAGCTTTTTTAACTAATCCTTCTTCTGGCCATAAACTTTCTGGTGAACAGATTGTAACATTTAATCCGACTATTGCTCCACCGATCATTAAAGAGTTGGCCATATTATTTCTGCCATCTCCGGTATAAACAAAATTTAAACCTTCTAGATAACCGAAATTTTCTTCCATAGTCATTAAATCAGCTAAGATCTGAGTTGGATGATATTTATCAGTTAATCCATTCCAGACTGGTACTCCGGCATATTCTCCAAGTATTTCTACAGTTTCATGTTCAAAACCTCTAAACTGAATGCCATCAAAATAACGACCTAAAACTCTTGCAGTATCAGCAACAGATTCTTTTTTACCTAACTGAATATCATTTTTCCCTAAATATTCGGTGCTGGCACCTTCATCGGCTGCGCCAACAGCGAAAGCACAACGGGTTCTGGTTGATGGCTTTTCAAAAATCAAAGCAATATTTTTGTTTTCCAGTAAATCACCTTTTATCCCTGATCTTTTCTTCTGTTTTAAATCATGAGATAATTGTAATAAATATTCAATATCTTCCCTTGAAAAATCTAATAAAGTTAGAAAATTTCTTCCTGATAAATTCTTTGGCATTTTAAATTCCTCCTAATAATTTTTTATATTTTTTCTCTTACAAGAGGCATACTCATACAGCGAGGGCCTCCTCTTCCTCTAGATAATTCAGAACTAGGCATTTTATGGAGTTTGATACCTTTTTCTTCTAAAAGACGATTTGTCACATAATTTCTGGTATAAACAACTACTTCTCCAGGAGCTATTGCCAGAGTATTAGAACCATCATTCCATTGCTCTCTGCCTCCATCGATTAAATCTCCTCCTGCACATCTTATCAGTTCAACTGATTCTAATCCTAAATAAGTTTTTAATAATTCACTTAAAGTTGATTTTTCTTTACTAATCTGTAACTGGCCTTCACCATCGAGAGTTAAAGAATAAACGACCAGTGGACCTTCAATTTCAGCATGAATGGTAAATTTATCAAAATCAACCATTGTAAAGACTGTGTCAAGATGCATAAAAGCTCTTCTTGGTGGAATCTGTAAGGCCAGGACTCTATTAAAGCTTTGATCTGAACGGAGAATTTCGCTGGCAAATTGCTCAATAGCAGCTGGTTCAGTTCTTTGAGAAATTCCTAAAGCTAATACTTCTGAACTCAAAACTAGCTGATCTCCACCCTCCAGAGATTTTTTGTCATATCGACTAAACCAGCGAGGTATGTCTGCATCTTTATAATCTGGATGAAAATTAAAAATATATTCAGCAAAGATAGTCTCTCTATTTCTAGTTTCAGTCTTCATATGATTTAAACTTATTCCATTGCCTATGGTTGCAAATGGATCTCTAGTAAAATAGAGGTTTGGCATTGGATCTAAAATAAAGGGGTAATCTGTATTAACCCTATCAGCCAGTGACCTGTCAACTAAATTATCTATTTCTGTCTTCTTAATACCAGACATTAAGTTGACAATCAACTCTTTATTATTATACTTAGATAGCCAACTCTTTACAGCTTCTCTTCTATATTCATCTAAAAGCCCTGCTTCATCTAAAAACTGTTCTATAAATTTTTCTCTT
The genomic region above belongs to Halonatronomonas betaini and contains:
- the argF gene encoding ornithine carbamoyltransferase, whose translation is MPKNLSGRNFLTLLDFSREDIEYLLQLSHDLKQKKRSGIKGDLLENKNIALIFEKPSTRTRCAFAVGAADEGASTEYLGKNDIQLGKKESVADTARVLGRYFDGIQFRGFEHETVEILGEYAGVPVWNGLTDKYHPTQILADLMTMEENFGYLEGLNFVYTGDGRNNMANSLMIGGAIVGLNVTICSPESLWPEEGLVKKAEKFAEASGGSVTLTADPVAGVEDADVIYTDVWVSMGEEDQFENRIELLKPYQVNQEMIDNTDNPDVIFLHCLPAYHNRETENGEKIYQDYGMAEMEVTDEVFESEHSKVFDQAENRMHTIKAVMVATLGK
- the arcA gene encoding arginine deiminase; amino-acid sequence: MVKSEIGRLKKVLIHRPGLEIERLTPDLLDRLLFDDIPYLEVARKEHDYFAGILKDNGVEVEYLEDLTAEAIAEPGVREKFIEQFLDEAGLLDEYRREAVKSWLSKYNNKELIVNLMSGIKKTEIDNLVDRSLADRVNTDYPFILDPMPNLYFTRDPFATIGNGISLNHMKTETRNRETIFAEYIFNFHPDYKDADIPRWFSRYDKKSLEGGDQLVLSSEVLALGISQRTEPAAIEQFASEILRSDQSFNRVLALQIPPRRAFMHLDTVFTMVDFDKFTIHAEIEGPLVVYSLTLDGEGQLQISKEKSTLSELLKTYLGLESVELIRCAGGDLIDGGREQWNDGSNTLAIAPGEVVVYTRNYVTNRLLEEKGIKLHKMPSSELSRGRGGPRCMSMPLVREKI
- the arcC gene encoding carbamate kinase; this encodes MARMVIALGGNALGNNPAEQQEAVKSTASSIVDLLENGHQITLAHGNGPQVGMINLAFEVSAASPEGTPEMPFPECGAMSQGYIGYHLQNAIREEMKSRDINKNAATVITQVIVDENDPAFENPSKPIGAFYTEKEAEDLRTSKGYNMVEDAGRGYRRVVPSPLPVDIAEKDIISDLVSNGEVVIACGGGGIPVVKTGSGLKGVPAVIDKDYASEKLAELLDADYLVILTAVEQVAINFGTPEQKNLDKMDLETAEKYCEEGHFAPGSMLPKVKAAMKFAESGKGRKALITSLEKARAGLKGETGTLIIDE